A region of Myxococcus stipitatus DSM 14675 DNA encodes the following proteins:
- a CDS encoding VOC family protein codes for MSTSRPFRILGIQQIAIGGADKGPLRKLWVDLLGLTPHGTYRSERENVDEDIVTAGAGPFKVEVDLMQPINPEGKPRVHETPLNHVGLWVDDLPGAVAWLEQQGLRFAPGGIRKGAAGFDICFVHPKGNEQFPYGGEGVLIELVQAPPEIIAAFEKLSAGNH; via the coding sequence ATGTCGACTTCAAGACCCTTCCGAATCCTGGGCATCCAGCAGATCGCCATCGGCGGCGCCGACAAGGGCCCGCTCCGCAAGCTCTGGGTGGACCTGCTGGGCCTGACCCCTCACGGCACCTACCGCAGCGAGCGGGAGAACGTGGACGAGGACATCGTCACCGCCGGTGCGGGGCCCTTCAAGGTAGAGGTGGACCTGATGCAGCCCATCAACCCCGAGGGCAAGCCTCGGGTCCACGAGACGCCGCTCAACCACGTGGGCCTGTGGGTGGATGACCTCCCGGGCGCCGTGGCGTGGCTGGAGCAGCAGGGACTTCGCTTCGCGCCGGGTGGCATCCGCAAGGGCGCGGCGGGCTTCGACATCTGCTTCGTGCACCCCAAGGGCAACGAGCAGTTCCCCTACGGGGGCGAGGGCGTGCTCATCGAGCTGGTGCAGGCCCCGCCTGAAATCATCGCCGCGTTCGAAAAGCTCTCGGCCGGCAATCACTGA
- a CDS encoding pirin family protein, with protein MSQQQVSEQPVVMGLGPLKGMPWPTPDPFLFCVHHDDRYPQGTEKMGPAPSLLTGRQIGQDFDGRDGWNMYHGSVVPGFPQHPHRGFETVTIVRKGLLDHSDSLGAAARFGGGDVQWLTAGGGVLHSEMFPLLQPDKPNPVELFQIWLNLPSVDKLVTPHFSMLWDRDIPRHVAKDDAGRTTEVTIVAGSLGDAKAPRPPPKSWASRADTDVAIWTLKLSPGARWTLPAAARGSNRFLYFFKGSSLKVGGRVIPASHVLQLRPEVDAVLENGPDETELLMLQGRPINEPVAQHGPFVMNTRQELQQAFNDYQRTQFGGWPWKSDDPVHPREEGRFARHADGRLERPT; from the coding sequence ATGAGTCAGCAACAGGTGAGTGAGCAACCCGTCGTCATGGGCCTGGGCCCCCTCAAGGGAATGCCCTGGCCCACGCCCGACCCCTTCTTGTTCTGCGTGCACCACGACGACCGGTACCCCCAGGGCACCGAGAAGATGGGGCCCGCCCCCTCGCTCCTGACGGGTCGGCAGATAGGCCAGGACTTCGACGGGCGCGACGGCTGGAACATGTACCACGGGAGCGTCGTCCCGGGCTTTCCCCAGCACCCGCATCGGGGCTTCGAGACGGTGACCATCGTCCGCAAGGGCCTGTTGGACCACTCGGACTCGCTGGGCGCGGCGGCGCGCTTCGGCGGCGGGGACGTGCAGTGGCTCACCGCGGGCGGCGGCGTGCTGCACTCGGAGATGTTCCCGCTGCTCCAGCCCGACAAGCCCAACCCCGTGGAGCTGTTCCAGATCTGGCTCAACCTGCCGAGCGTGGACAAGCTCGTCACGCCGCACTTCTCCATGCTCTGGGACCGCGACATCCCCCGGCACGTGGCGAAGGACGACGCGGGGCGCACCACCGAGGTCACCATCGTCGCGGGCTCGCTGGGGGACGCCAAGGCGCCGCGTCCGCCGCCCAAGTCCTGGGCCTCGCGCGCGGACACCGACGTGGCCATCTGGACGCTGAAGCTGTCGCCCGGCGCGCGCTGGACGCTCCCCGCCGCCGCGCGGGGCAGCAACCGCTTCCTGTACTTCTTCAAGGGCTCCTCGCTGAAGGTGGGCGGGCGTGTCATCCCCGCCTCGCATGTCCTCCAGCTGAGGCCGGAGGTCGACGCGGTGCTGGAGAACGGCCCCGACGAGACGGAGCTGCTGATGCTGCAAGGCCGGCCCATCAATGAGCCGGTGGCCCAGCACGGCCCCTTCGTCATGAACACGCGCCAGGAGCTCCAGCAGGCGTTCAACGACTACCAGCGCACCCAGTTCGGCGGGTGGCCGTGGAAGAGCGATGACCCGGTCCATCCTCGCGAGGAGGGGCGCTTCGCCCGTCACGCGGACGGCCGGCTGGAGCGGCCCACCTAG
- a CDS encoding heparan-alpha-glucosaminide N-acetyltransferase domain-containing protein yields MTSSALPSVSQDRVRAIDWLRGIAVLFMVQTHSLALLTPELRKSLWVGRLLKVDGLVAPAFIFSAGFALALVMVRSAATGKLRERVPRNFRRTCEVLLVATLVNWAWFPLLSEPKWILRMDILQCVGLCLMLMLPVAAALASRPRVLAAVGLALALGVFAVAPFGEHVPEPWAMFTNKSSFAPFPLLPWIGFAWLGLFAGTLAGAWGRRALTVALLALVAVGAVAAASGDFLYSLYPQHRFFVCNPSNSAARFSWVCAVLLGLMWLEAKVATGQEPSRVRRFIEVFGTSSLSAYFFHEMLLFYRIGGVFSFQRFWGDRSGWVQYWVLTAALIVATWMSCLAWDRLEHLVKTALRSVGKRLRPALSQ; encoded by the coding sequence GTGACTTCCTCCGCCCTCCCTTCCGTGTCCCAGGACCGCGTGCGCGCCATCGACTGGCTGCGCGGCATCGCCGTGTTGTTCATGGTGCAGACGCACTCACTGGCGTTGCTCACCCCGGAGCTGCGCAAGAGCCTCTGGGTGGGCCGCCTGCTCAAGGTCGACGGCCTGGTCGCCCCCGCGTTCATCTTCTCCGCGGGCTTCGCGCTGGCCCTCGTCATGGTGCGCAGCGCCGCCACGGGAAAGCTCCGCGAGCGGGTGCCCCGCAACTTCCGCCGCACCTGTGAAGTGCTCCTCGTCGCCACCCTGGTCAACTGGGCCTGGTTCCCCCTGCTGAGCGAGCCCAAGTGGATCCTCCGCATGGACATCCTCCAGTGCGTGGGCCTGTGCCTGATGTTGATGCTGCCCGTGGCCGCGGCGCTCGCCTCGCGTCCTCGCGTGCTGGCGGCCGTGGGCCTGGCCCTGGCCCTGGGTGTCTTCGCCGTGGCGCCCTTCGGAGAGCACGTCCCCGAGCCCTGGGCCATGTTCACGAACAAGTCCTCGTTCGCGCCCTTCCCGCTGCTGCCGTGGATCGGCTTCGCCTGGCTGGGCCTCTTCGCGGGGACCCTGGCGGGAGCCTGGGGCCGGCGCGCGCTGACGGTGGCCCTGCTCGCCCTCGTGGCGGTCGGCGCCGTCGCCGCGGCGTCCGGGGACTTCCTCTACTCGCTCTATCCGCAGCACCGCTTCTTCGTCTGCAACCCGTCCAACTCCGCGGCGCGCTTCTCGTGGGTGTGCGCGGTGCTGTTGGGCCTCATGTGGCTGGAGGCGAAGGTGGCCACGGGACAGGAGCCCTCACGGGTGCGGCGGTTCATCGAGGTGTTCGGCACCTCGTCGCTCTCCGCGTACTTCTTCCACGAGATGCTGCTGTTCTACCGGATTGGCGGCGTCTTCTCCTTCCAGCGCTTCTGGGGAGACCGCAGCGGGTGGGTCCAGTACTGGGTCCTCACCGCCGCGCTCATCGTCGCCACGTGGATGTCGTGCCTGGCGTGGGACCGGCTGGAGCACCTCGTGAAGACGGCGCTCCGGAGCGTGGGCAAGCGGCTGCGCCCCGCCCTGTCTCAGTGA
- a CDS encoding vWA domain-containing protein: MSQTFLKRGLSLWGSALLAVCALPACTSALSAKDEPALAPSAQSLAHKETEGSTEQVRHPEEASEDVLPSSDSDDGDSDKAINKVQGGVVGRLNGARPSEAAMPATAMPAPPMAAPPPTAYSPTPRPSMPMAAMAKRRLPTGPREHDRYSEPSSEGNTHEAWKPNTFIETAKDPLSTFGADVDTASYTVARRHLMQGTLPPGSAVRVEEFVNYFKFRYTPPEKGAFSVHLDAAPSPFDAKRHFVRVGVQGKSVSRSQRKAAHLVFLMDTSGSMSSSDRLPLAKEAVKIAVKNLNENDTVAIVTYAGSTRDVLPPTPASDVKKIHDALDSLESGGGTAMGSGMEMAYKHAVKKASGQVVSRVVVLTDGDTNIGPSLSPESMLESIRKYVAEGVTLTTVGFGMGNYRDDLMEKLADKGNGNCFYVDSMKEARKVFETQLTGTLEVIAKDVKLQVEFNPAVVSRYRLLGYENRDVADKDFRNDKVDAGEIGAGHNVTALYEVELIPGAKEKLATVRVRAKAPNGTEASEQAFPFDYAKVAPSLDAASPDFRFALAVAATADILRGNPAAQNWSLATTRKLAEGSAAKNAERLEFVQLVTQARALSGASARGE; this comes from the coding sequence ATGTCCCAGACCTTCCTGAAGCGCGGCCTGTCCTTGTGGGGAAGCGCCCTGCTCGCCGTCTGCGCCTTGCCCGCCTGCACCAGCGCCCTGTCCGCGAAGGACGAGCCCGCGCTGGCACCTTCGGCCCAGTCCCTCGCTCACAAGGAAACCGAAGGTTCGACCGAACAGGTGAGGCACCCCGAAGAAGCCTCCGAGGATGTCCTGCCCTCCAGCGACTCCGACGATGGGGACTCGGACAAGGCCATCAACAAGGTCCAGGGTGGAGTGGTGGGCCGCCTCAACGGCGCTCGCCCGAGCGAGGCCGCCATGCCCGCCACCGCCATGCCCGCCCCCCCGATGGCCGCGCCGCCGCCCACTGCGTACTCGCCAACTCCAAGGCCCTCGATGCCCATGGCAGCCATGGCGAAGCGAAGGCTCCCGACGGGCCCGCGGGAACATGACCGGTACTCCGAGCCCTCCTCGGAAGGGAACACGCACGAGGCCTGGAAGCCGAACACCTTCATCGAGACGGCGAAGGACCCCCTGTCCACCTTCGGCGCGGACGTGGACACCGCCTCCTACACGGTGGCGCGCCGGCACCTCATGCAGGGCACCCTGCCCCCGGGCTCGGCCGTGCGGGTCGAGGAGTTCGTCAACTACTTCAAGTTCCGCTACACCCCGCCGGAGAAGGGGGCGTTCTCGGTGCACCTGGACGCGGCGCCGTCGCCCTTTGACGCCAAGCGGCACTTCGTCCGGGTGGGTGTGCAGGGCAAGTCCGTCTCGCGCTCCCAGCGCAAGGCCGCGCACCTGGTGTTCCTCATGGACACCAGTGGCTCCATGAGTTCCTCCGACCGGCTCCCGCTCGCCAAGGAGGCCGTGAAGATCGCCGTGAAGAACCTCAACGAGAACGACACGGTGGCCATCGTCACCTATGCGGGCTCCACGCGAGACGTCCTGCCGCCCACGCCCGCCTCGGACGTGAAGAAGATCCACGACGCGCTCGACTCGCTCGAGTCCGGCGGAGGCACCGCGATGGGCTCCGGCATGGAGATGGCCTACAAGCACGCGGTGAAGAAGGCCTCCGGCCAGGTGGTGTCCCGCGTCGTGGTGCTCACGGATGGAGACACCAACATCGGCCCCAGCCTGAGCCCGGAGTCCATGCTGGAGAGCATCCGCAAGTACGTGGCCGAGGGTGTCACCCTCACCACCGTGGGCTTCGGCATGGGCAACTACCGCGACGACCTGATGGAGAAGCTCGCGGACAAGGGCAACGGCAACTGCTTCTACGTGGACAGCATGAAGGAAGCCCGCAAGGTCTTCGAGACGCAGCTCACCGGCACGCTGGAGGTCATCGCCAAGGACGTGAAGCTCCAGGTGGAGTTCAACCCCGCGGTGGTGAGCCGCTACCGGCTGCTCGGCTATGAGAACCGCGACGTGGCGGACAAGGACTTCCGCAACGACAAGGTGGACGCCGGAGAGATTGGCGCGGGCCACAACGTCACCGCGCTGTACGAGGTGGAGCTCATCCCCGGGGCGAAGGAGAAGCTCGCCACGGTGCGGGTGCGCGCCAAGGCCCCCAACGGCACCGAGGCCTCCGAGCAGGCCTTCCCCTTCGACTACGCCAAGGTGGCCCCGTCGCTGGACGCGGCCTCGCCCGACTTCCGCTTCGCCCTGGCCGTGGCGGCCACCGCGGACATCCTCCGTGGCAATCCCGCCGCCCAGAACTGGAGCCTGGCAACCACGCGCAAGCTGGCCGAGGGTTCCGCCGCCAAGAACGCCGAGCGCCTGGAGTTCGTGCAACTGGTGACGCAGGCCCGAGCGCTGTCGGGGGCCTCCGCGCGCGGGGAATGA
- a CDS encoding DNA repair ATPase: MATDGGKGAAPAKEAALEGGSYEVIRTRLLAQADVLGSKAAELNTRRKAFFGGTELAVTGNERVRTENNCVARDIVSVGKYLLFGYNVFIGLKKETSVADVFSLHRFEKTADGFDLSAVPHTEAGGFLADPRFIKDFSELYRYYKDAKLQQLRRKDARLLVVFKTGQSTRDIKVFRFNLDTEGRATYLDNQGEKDHVFPPSHDFEWTTATRENYVLGQHPHVNVLDQVFVETVKGDLTVKVENNTSSGLGIYSEPVEDANQSLDDARFAWAQVGGLILLRVLPFREKAQRYLVFNSRTQHVVRIDAIGQACIRLPEDQGIIFPGGYYLQTGDFKVFDGEATGAGMEFKKVIRSPNGEDVLYVFHQREEGRYLLFPYNLVRKEVQNPLVCNGYSLFADGGLVVFRETSQDPTRVHPMQVWQTPFVSDEHAAATPAAPGYLGKVGNAELVRGISDALTLQRIAKTDKPNRRTYEDLVAAATRALDAYYWLGHAETSLLEPIELLRKTSELIIDEFEKVLALQKRASESLAEAEKAQVKLLARVRPELLTTAEEFMLVLAELRQQRGHLITLKDIRYMDLGRVDALEKAVVEASDNTSSGCVEFLQKGEALQPLAGRLDELLAKLEPVQTTSELAPLGEDIEKTAQGLTVLGEVVGGLQVGDPLARARILEGISELFGRLNRVRASLSAKRKELSGREKRAEFGAQFKLLGQAIENALAQADVPEKCDEGLSRLTVQLEELEGRFGEFDEFLGQITQKREELLEAFGARKQTLVDERQRRAQSLFGAAERILQGVQRRSKAFKSDDELNAYFATDAMILKLRQLSEQLMGLHDSVRSDEVQSRLKSAKQDALRALRDKQDLFADGDSLIKLGTFRFNVNTQPLDLTLVPRDGALFLQLTGSDYAQKLEDPALLEHQALWDQHLVSETREVYRAEFLAACLLADAEENKNGLTLSALHAAVIAGTLLERVRTYAADRFDEGYERGVHDVDATALVEKLLSLHQGAGLLRFAPGPRAWAALYWAFDADESARGLLHRRARSFARLRQTFSAGGGLNELGIALGEAVSAFLQSQRLAQSPAEARLAGRYLVEELAVERPRFTTSGEAVALRDAFLAQLERQGTRTAFEDDLRGLEKDLASRLEMARAWVEAYLAQREGGAGEAGYFVLETAVLLLTERKLDREPAGALTAAEVTGLLGSHPRIIDRKLGIRLDEFLGRLNEFRQLRVPRYQAYRALQRDLLERERRKLRLEELTPKVLSSFVRNRLIDEVYLPLIGANLAKQLGAAGEGKRTDRMGMLLLMSPPGYGKTTLMEYVASRLGLTFVKVNGPALGHSVKSLDPAEAPNATSRQEVERINLSFEMGNNVMLYLDDIQHTDPELLQKFISLCDGQRRIEGVWNGRTRTYDLRGKKFCVVMAGNPYTETGERFRIPDMLANRADTYNLGDILDGKEHLFALSYLENALTSNVVTAPLATRDAADTHRLIRMAQGEEVPAGELKHGYAAAELQEIVAIFQRMFRVQSVLLKVNMQYIASAAQDERFRTEPAFKLQGSYRNMSKLTEKLVAAMTDAELERLIDDHYQGESQTLTTAAEQNLLKLAEMRGRLTPEKAKRWEEIKQGFARVKRMGGKEDDPVARVTGQLSGIEEQLGAVRDAVVQAATQVQQGTERDAADPTAEALPYLEALRDAVLEVARVGREVKATPPPLPPPLPAPTPGAAATDLTPYLKHLAQLLKALTERVSTPVSAPVAQAPAQDMGPYMEQLSRAMASLADRPVNVSAQVSAESLQRSAIAGMSPAELSRQIELVEGVLLPLERASRRAVQGEGEGIKSLQVWQNVTEALELLRSMLRR; this comes from the coding sequence ATGGCAACTGACGGTGGCAAGGGCGCGGCGCCCGCGAAAGAGGCGGCGCTCGAGGGGGGCAGCTACGAGGTCATCCGGACGCGGCTGCTCGCGCAGGCGGACGTGCTGGGCTCGAAGGCAGCGGAGCTCAACACCCGGCGCAAGGCGTTCTTCGGTGGCACGGAGCTGGCCGTCACCGGCAACGAGCGCGTGCGCACGGAGAACAACTGCGTCGCGCGCGACATCGTCAGCGTCGGCAAGTACCTGCTGTTCGGCTACAACGTCTTCATCGGGCTGAAGAAGGAGACCTCCGTCGCGGACGTCTTCTCGCTGCACCGGTTCGAGAAGACGGCCGACGGGTTCGACCTGTCGGCGGTGCCGCACACGGAGGCGGGCGGCTTCCTGGCGGACCCGCGCTTCATCAAGGACTTCAGCGAGCTGTACCGCTACTACAAGGACGCGAAGCTCCAGCAGTTGCGGCGCAAGGACGCACGCCTGCTGGTCGTCTTCAAGACGGGCCAGTCCACGCGCGACATCAAGGTGTTCCGCTTCAACCTGGACACCGAGGGCCGCGCCACCTACCTGGACAACCAGGGCGAGAAGGACCACGTCTTCCCGCCGTCGCACGACTTCGAGTGGACGACGGCCACGCGTGAGAACTACGTGCTGGGCCAGCACCCGCACGTCAACGTGCTGGACCAGGTGTTCGTGGAGACGGTGAAGGGCGACCTCACCGTCAAGGTCGAGAACAACACGTCGTCCGGGCTGGGCATCTACAGCGAGCCGGTGGAGGACGCGAACCAGTCGCTGGATGACGCGCGCTTCGCGTGGGCCCAGGTGGGCGGGCTCATCCTCCTGCGCGTGCTGCCCTTCCGCGAGAAGGCGCAGCGCTACCTGGTGTTCAACTCGCGCACGCAGCACGTGGTGCGCATCGACGCCATCGGCCAGGCGTGCATCCGGCTCCCCGAGGACCAGGGCATCATCTTCCCGGGCGGCTACTACCTCCAGACGGGCGACTTCAAGGTCTTCGACGGCGAGGCCACCGGCGCGGGGATGGAGTTCAAGAAGGTCATCCGCTCACCGAATGGCGAGGACGTGCTCTACGTCTTCCACCAGCGCGAGGAGGGCCGCTACCTGCTCTTCCCCTACAACCTGGTGCGCAAGGAGGTGCAGAACCCGCTGGTGTGCAACGGCTACAGCCTCTTCGCGGATGGCGGGCTGGTGGTCTTCCGGGAGACGTCGCAGGACCCCACGCGTGTCCATCCCATGCAGGTGTGGCAGACGCCCTTCGTGTCGGACGAGCACGCGGCGGCGACCCCCGCGGCGCCGGGCTACCTGGGCAAGGTGGGCAACGCGGAGCTGGTGCGCGGCATCTCCGACGCGCTGACGCTCCAGCGCATCGCGAAGACGGACAAGCCCAACCGGCGCACCTACGAGGACCTGGTCGCCGCGGCCACGCGCGCGCTGGATGCGTACTACTGGCTGGGGCACGCGGAGACGTCGCTCCTGGAGCCCATCGAGCTGCTGCGCAAGACCTCCGAGCTCATCATCGACGAGTTCGAGAAGGTGCTGGCGCTCCAGAAGCGCGCCTCGGAGTCGCTGGCGGAGGCGGAGAAGGCGCAGGTGAAGCTGCTGGCGCGCGTGCGGCCGGAGCTGCTCACCACCGCCGAGGAGTTCATGCTGGTGCTGGCGGAATTGCGCCAGCAGCGCGGCCACCTCATCACGCTCAAGGACATCCGCTACATGGACCTGGGGCGCGTGGACGCCCTGGAGAAGGCCGTCGTCGAGGCGTCCGACAACACCAGCTCCGGCTGCGTGGAGTTCCTCCAGAAGGGCGAGGCGCTCCAGCCGCTGGCGGGCCGCCTGGATGAGCTGCTCGCGAAGCTGGAGCCGGTGCAGACCACGTCGGAGTTGGCGCCGCTGGGCGAGGACATCGAGAAGACGGCTCAGGGCCTCACCGTGCTGGGGGAGGTGGTGGGCGGACTCCAGGTGGGGGACCCGCTGGCCCGGGCTCGCATCCTGGAGGGCATCTCCGAGCTGTTCGGCCGGCTCAACCGCGTGCGCGCGAGCCTGTCGGCCAAGCGCAAGGAGCTGTCCGGGCGCGAGAAGCGCGCGGAGTTCGGCGCCCAGTTCAAGCTCCTGGGGCAGGCCATCGAGAATGCCCTGGCCCAGGCGGACGTCCCCGAGAAGTGCGACGAGGGACTGTCGCGCCTCACCGTGCAGTTGGAGGAGCTGGAGGGGCGCTTCGGCGAGTTCGACGAGTTCCTGGGGCAGATCACCCAGAAGCGCGAGGAGCTGCTGGAGGCGTTCGGCGCGCGCAAGCAGACGCTGGTGGACGAGCGTCAGCGGCGCGCCCAGAGCCTCTTCGGCGCCGCGGAGCGCATCCTCCAGGGGGTGCAGCGCCGCTCGAAGGCGTTCAAGTCGGATGACGAGCTCAACGCGTACTTCGCCACCGACGCGATGATCCTCAAGCTGCGGCAGCTCTCCGAGCAGCTCATGGGGCTCCATGACAGCGTGCGCTCGGACGAGGTGCAGTCGCGGCTCAAGTCGGCCAAGCAGGACGCGCTGCGCGCCTTGCGCGACAAGCAGGACCTGTTCGCGGACGGGGACTCGCTCATCAAGCTGGGCACCTTCCGCTTCAACGTCAACACGCAGCCACTGGACCTGACGCTGGTGCCGCGCGATGGCGCGCTCTTCCTCCAGCTCACGGGCTCCGACTACGCGCAGAAGCTCGAGGACCCGGCGCTGCTCGAGCACCAGGCCCTCTGGGACCAGCACCTCGTCTCCGAGACGCGCGAGGTGTACCGCGCCGAGTTCCTGGCCGCGTGCCTCCTCGCGGACGCCGAGGAGAACAAGAATGGGCTGACACTGTCCGCGCTTCATGCGGCGGTGATTGCCGGCACGCTGCTCGAGCGCGTGCGCACGTACGCGGCGGACCGCTTCGATGAAGGCTACGAGCGCGGCGTGCATGACGTGGACGCCACGGCCCTCGTGGAGAAGCTCCTGTCGCTGCACCAGGGCGCGGGGCTCCTGCGCTTCGCTCCCGGGCCTCGGGCCTGGGCCGCGCTCTACTGGGCCTTCGACGCGGACGAGTCCGCGCGAGGACTGCTGCACCGCCGCGCGCGAAGCTTCGCCCGGCTGCGGCAGACGTTCTCCGCGGGCGGCGGGCTGAACGAGCTGGGGATTGCCTTGGGGGAGGCCGTGAGCGCCTTCCTCCAGTCGCAGCGGCTGGCCCAGTCTCCGGCCGAAGCTCGGCTCGCCGGGCGCTATCTCGTGGAGGAGCTGGCCGTGGAGCGGCCCCGCTTCACCACGAGCGGCGAGGCGGTCGCCCTGCGCGATGCGTTCCTGGCGCAGCTCGAGCGGCAGGGGACTCGGACCGCGTTCGAGGACGACCTGCGCGGGCTGGAGAAGGACCTGGCCTCGCGGCTGGAGATGGCCCGGGCCTGGGTGGAGGCCTATCTGGCCCAGCGCGAGGGTGGCGCGGGCGAGGCAGGCTACTTCGTGCTGGAGACGGCGGTGCTGCTGCTCACCGAGCGCAAGCTGGACCGCGAGCCCGCGGGTGCGCTGACGGCGGCCGAGGTGACGGGTCTGCTGGGCAGCCACCCGCGCATCATCGACCGCAAGCTGGGGATTCGCCTGGATGAGTTCCTGGGCCGCTTGAACGAGTTCCGGCAGCTCCGCGTGCCGCGGTACCAGGCGTACCGCGCGCTGCAGCGGGACTTGCTGGAGCGCGAGCGCCGCAAGCTGCGCCTGGAGGAGCTGACGCCGAAGGTGCTGTCGTCCTTCGTGCGCAACCGCCTCATCGACGAGGTGTACCTGCCGCTCATCGGCGCGAACCTCGCCAAGCAGCTCGGCGCCGCGGGCGAGGGCAAGCGCACGGACCGCATGGGCATGCTGCTGCTCATGTCTCCGCCGGGCTACGGCAAGACGACGTTGATGGAGTACGTGGCGAGCCGCCTGGGCCTCACCTTCGTCAAGGTGAACGGGCCGGCGCTGGGCCACTCGGTGAAGTCGCTGGACCCGGCGGAGGCGCCCAACGCCACGTCGCGGCAGGAGGTGGAGCGCATCAACCTGTCCTTCGAGATGGGCAACAACGTGATGCTCTACCTCGACGACATCCAGCACACGGACCCGGAGCTGCTCCAGAAGTTCATCTCGCTCTGCGACGGTCAGCGCCGCATCGAGGGCGTGTGGAACGGCCGCACGCGCACCTATGACCTGCGCGGCAAGAAGTTCTGCGTGGTCATGGCCGGCAATCCCTACACGGAGACCGGTGAGCGCTTCCGCATCCCGGACATGCTCGCCAACCGCGCGGACACCTACAACCTGGGTGACATCCTGGACGGGAAGGAGCACCTGTTCGCGCTGAGCTACCTGGAGAACGCGCTCACGTCGAACGTGGTGACGGCGCCGCTGGCCACGCGCGACGCGGCGGACACGCATCGTCTCATCCGCATGGCGCAGGGCGAGGAGGTCCCCGCGGGCGAGCTGAAGCACGGCTACGCGGCGGCGGAGCTCCAGGAGATTGTCGCCATCTTCCAGCGGATGTTCCGGGTGCAGTCGGTGCTGCTGAAGGTGAACATGCAGTACATCGCGTCGGCGGCGCAGGATGAGCGCTTCCGCACCGAGCCCGCCTTCAAGCTCCAGGGCAGCTACCGCAACATGAGCAAGCTGACGGAGAAGCTGGTGGCGGCGATGACGGACGCGGAGCTGGAGCGCCTCATCGACGACCACTACCAGGGCGAATCCCAGACGCTCACCACCGCCGCGGAGCAGAACCTGCTCAAGCTGGCGGAGATGCGCGGCCGCCTCACGCCGGAGAAGGCGAAGCGGTGGGAGGAGATCAAGCAGGGCTTCGCGCGCGTCAAGCGCATGGGCGGCAAGGAAGACGACCCGGTGGCGCGGGTCACCGGTCAGCTCAGCGGCATCGAGGAGCAGCTCGGCGCGGTGCGGGACGCGGTGGTGCAGGCGGCCACGCAGGTCCAGCAGGGGACGGAGCGCGACGCGGCGGACCCCACGGCCGAGGCGCTGCCGTACCTGGAGGCCCTGCGCGACGCGGTGCTCGAAGTGGCCCGGGTGGGGCGCGAGGTGAAGGCCACGCCGCCCCCGCTGCCGCCGCCTCTTCCCGCGCCGACGCCTGGCGCCGCCGCCACGGACCTGACGCCGTACCTCAAGCACCTGGCCCAGCTCCTCAAGGCGCTGACGGAGCGGGTGAGCACGCCTGTGTCGGCGCCCGTCGCGCAGGCCCCCGCGCAGGACATGGGGCCGTACATGGAGCAGCTCTCGCGCGCCATGGCCTCGCTGGCGGACCGTCCGGTGAACGTGTCCGCGCAGGTCTCGGCGGAGTCGCTTCAGCGGAGCGCCATCGCGGGGATGTCGCCCGCGGAGCTGAGCCGGCAGATAGAGCTGGTGGAAGGGGTGCTGCTGCCGCTGGAGCGTGCCTCTCGCCGCGCGGTGCAAGGCGAAGGCGAGGGCATCAAGTCGCTCCAGGTCTGGCAGAACGTGACCGAGGCGCTGGAGCTCCTTCGCTCCATGCTGCGCCGGTAG
- a CDS encoding expansin EXLX1 family cellulose-binding protein: MRPLPSVSRSLLAPMAATLLACGGCGEDPSGGGVPLGEEQQGIATYYDATGAGNCSYDASPDDMMVAAMNTPQYAHSAACGQCVDIQGPSGNVRVRIVDRCPECAAGHLDLSREAFAKIAEMRLGRVDIKWKVVSCDVAGGLQYHFKNGSNPWWTAIQVRNHRLPISKLEWRRGDGAWKNVPRQDYNYFVNDSGMGEGPFSVRVTASTGEQVEDTLSRVLDNGLTQGGAQFR, from the coding sequence ATGCGCCCACTCCCCTCTGTCTCCCGCTCGTTGCTTGCCCCCATGGCCGCCACCCTCCTCGCGTGTGGAGGATGCGGAGAAGACCCGTCCGGCGGCGGGGTGCCGCTGGGGGAGGAGCAGCAAGGCATCGCGACCTATTACGACGCCACCGGCGCGGGCAATTGCAGCTACGACGCCAGCCCCGACGACATGATGGTGGCCGCGATGAACACGCCCCAGTACGCCCACAGCGCGGCGTGTGGCCAGTGCGTGGACATCCAGGGCCCCAGCGGCAACGTCCGCGTGCGCATCGTCGACCGGTGTCCGGAGTGCGCGGCGGGCCACCTGGACCTCAGCCGCGAGGCCTTCGCGAAGATCGCCGAGATGCGCCTGGGCCGCGTGGACATCAAGTGGAAGGTGGTCTCCTGCGACGTGGCCGGCGGCCTCCAGTACCACTTCAAGAACGGCAGCAATCCGTGGTGGACGGCCATCCAGGTGCGCAACCACCGCCTGCCCATCTCCAAGCTGGAGTGGCGGCGAGGAGACGGCGCGTGGAAGAACGTCCCGCGCCAGGACTACAACTACTTCGTCAACGACAGCGGCATGGGCGAAGGGCCCTTCAGCGTGCGCGTGACGGCGTCCACGGGGGAGCAGGTGGAGGACACCCTCTCGCGGGTCCTCGACAACGGCCTCACCCAGGGGGGCGCCCAGTTCAGGTAG